In one Mycobacterium heckeshornense genomic region, the following are encoded:
- a CDS encoding PPE domain-containing protein, which translates to MAALLESSDPSTVVANIAAWLSEAVSHELSMGASMANIAATMSQWIGLGGVASALKGNELNFAGLAPMMAHCLKHVSIGQAAVEANTIARSSVIPAAVCQSNRDETAALYSTNWCGCNTPAIIALEDQYYNHFWPQNTSAGVAYATTLTTLMGAITSTPPPITPLGASPAAAAAPAESAAESAASNAGGLPSLPSGAAETAGSTASPVESVTQLLQPMQSAMTSLPQAAQSLAGGSTQFLQSGMQGFSSPLQQMMGMFPGLMSQSGASAAVEPVAAAAEPIAAGGGGAAGLGSGAAGGAGGVGYSGAGLTSFTRPASTFEPELGGRPTGLRASGFLNAAQVGGPTTTTATGGGMMPVSPAAAGMLGREGGESDKEKVTHARIVVDAERQGSP; encoded by the coding sequence GTGGCAGCGCTCCTAGAATCCAGCGACCCGTCGACCGTGGTCGCCAATATTGCGGCATGGCTGAGCGAAGCGGTCAGCCACGAACTGTCGATGGGGGCATCCATGGCCAACATCGCGGCGACCATGTCGCAGTGGATAGGTCTCGGCGGTGTCGCTTCCGCGCTGAAGGGCAACGAACTGAACTTCGCGGGGCTGGCACCGATGATGGCGCACTGTCTCAAGCACGTGTCCATCGGGCAAGCGGCGGTGGAAGCCAACACGATTGCCAGGTCATCCGTTATCCCGGCGGCGGTCTGTCAATCCAATCGAGACGAGACGGCCGCGTTGTACAGCACCAACTGGTGTGGTTGCAATACTCCGGCGATCATCGCGCTCGAGGACCAGTACTACAACCACTTCTGGCCGCAGAACACAAGCGCCGGGGTCGCGTATGCCACGACGTTGACCACATTAATGGGCGCCATAACGAGCACGCCCCCACCGATTACACCGTTGGGGGCGTCCCCGGCCGCGGCGGCGGCGCCGGCGGAGTCTGCCGCCGAATCGGCGGCGAGCAACGCCGGAGGGTTGCCGTCATTGCCGAGCGGGGCGGCAGAAACCGCGGGATCGACGGCGTCGCCCGTGGAGTCGGTCACTCAACTTTTGCAGCCAATGCAGAGCGCGATGACCAGCCTGCCGCAGGCCGCGCAATCGTTGGCTGGTGGATCGACGCAATTTTTACAGAGCGGAATGCAGGGTTTCTCAAGCCCACTACAACAGATGATGGGGATGTTCCCCGGACTAATGTCCCAATCGGGCGCTTCGGCTGCGGTTGAACCAGTGGCCGCGGCGGCCGAGCCGATCGCCGCCGGCGGTGGAGGTGCGGCCGGCTTGGGGTCTGGCGCAGCCGGCGGCGCTGGCGGTGTCGGTTATTCCGGTGCCGGGTTGACCAGCTTCACGCGGCCGGCCAGCACATTCGAACCCGAACTGGGTGGACGGCCAACGGGGCTCAGGGCGAGCGGGTTTCTTAATGCGGCTCAGGTAGGTGGCCCGACCACCACGACGGCCACCGGTGGTGGGATGATGCCCGTTTCACCCGCGGCTGCCGGAATGTTGGGTCGTGAGGGCGGCGAGTCGGATAAGGAGAAAGTCACGCATGCACGGATTGTCGTCGACGCTGAGAGGCAAGGCTCGCCGTAG
- a CDS encoding ESX secretion-associated protein EspG, which translates to MLTTTVDGLWVLQVLTGIEMVAPELALRPILPSVETPQLALAHPIAAELQAAGVIDDSGNVDPIVVEWLTVLARRDVALLIYMQGTQKEAPDRAILARFAQWWVVMERSENLVRIGGAGTSTTESSANEVVMRQIERLCGTLEPAPLQPVTVDVDQVMVGVTNRETLRRQLLSQRLDGDQLQILMMAADTKRSARAFVVATQSGVDTGQPTRKHVEQSVVAIADTPEGRLVGEHISSSGKRWMIIGPGTTSSIADAINRMVRRLPANQEWFSYRKVV; encoded by the coding sequence GTGTTAACCACCACTGTCGACGGATTGTGGGTTCTGCAAGTGCTGACGGGCATCGAGATGGTGGCCCCCGAGCTGGCGCTGCGGCCCATCCTGCCGAGCGTGGAAACGCCGCAGCTGGCGCTGGCGCATCCGATCGCCGCGGAGCTGCAAGCCGCCGGTGTGATCGACGACTCAGGAAACGTCGACCCCATCGTGGTGGAATGGCTGACGGTGCTTGCGCGCCGCGACGTCGCACTGCTGATCTACATGCAAGGAACTCAAAAAGAAGCACCCGACCGCGCGATCCTGGCGCGGTTCGCGCAGTGGTGGGTCGTGATGGAACGCTCAGAAAACCTCGTTCGTATCGGTGGCGCTGGGACCTCCACCACCGAGTCCTCGGCCAACGAGGTCGTAATGCGTCAGATTGAGCGGTTATGCGGAACCTTGGAACCGGCACCGCTGCAGCCGGTCACCGTGGATGTCGACCAGGTGATGGTGGGCGTCACCAACCGAGAAACCTTGCGACGGCAGCTTCTCAGCCAACGATTGGACGGCGACCAGTTGCAAATCCTGATGATGGCCGCCGACACAAAACGATCGGCGCGCGCCTTCGTCGTCGCAACCCAATCCGGGGTAGACACGGGTCAGCCCACCCGAAAACACGTGGAGCAGAGCGTCGTTGCTATCGCCGATACCCCTGAAGGCCGGCTGGTCGGCGAGCACATCTCCTCATCCGGCAAGAGATGGATGATCATCGGGCCAGGGACAACCAGCAGCATCGCCGACGCGATCAACCGGATGGTGCGCCGCCTGCCCGCCAATCAAGAATGGTTTTCGTACCGAAAGGTCGTGTAG
- a CDS encoding MinD/ParA family protein, which yields MTNPWNAAPNSPEPLRPGRIESAAARHQESVSGTLRISDMVAPRKIPPGSGWRKFVYNASFHTINLGESPAERHYRELQERIRRHIRKQYVIGVVSGKGGVGKTTMTACIGAVFRECRPENVVAIDAAPGFGTLAGRIDENPPGDYTAVLNDTDVQGYADIREHLGQNSVGLDVLAGNRASDQPRPLVPSMFTGVLSRLRRTHTVIVVDTSDDLEHPVMKAVFDACDTLVFVSGLTADTSLPVTRAIDLLRAMGYHELVSRSMVILNDSRNEYDPDARAYLTERFGKSGATVEFMPYDPHLAKGGIIDTQHELKKKTRLRLFEITAALADKYIPDADRPR from the coding sequence GTGACAAATCCGTGGAACGCGGCACCGAATTCGCCGGAGCCACTCAGGCCGGGCCGGATAGAATCGGCGGCTGCGCGCCATCAAGAATCCGTATCGGGAACCCTGCGAATTTCCGATATGGTTGCGCCGCGCAAAATTCCGCCGGGTTCTGGATGGCGCAAATTCGTCTATAACGCATCGTTTCACACCATCAACCTCGGTGAATCACCGGCCGAACGCCACTACCGCGAACTGCAGGAGCGGATCCGCCGCCACATCCGCAAGCAGTATGTCATCGGAGTAGTCTCCGGCAAGGGGGGTGTCGGGAAAACCACCATGACTGCGTGTATTGGCGCGGTATTTAGGGAATGCCGACCGGAGAACGTGGTGGCCATCGACGCGGCACCTGGATTCGGAACACTCGCCGGTCGCATCGACGAAAACCCACCAGGCGACTACACGGCCGTTTTGAACGACACCGACGTCCAGGGTTACGCCGATATTCGAGAACACTTGGGGCAAAACAGCGTCGGCTTGGACGTGCTGGCCGGAAACCGCGCATCCGATCAACCGCGGCCGCTGGTCCCGTCCATGTTCACCGGGGTTCTGTCACGGCTGCGCCGCACGCACACCGTGATCGTGGTGGACACATCCGACGACCTTGAGCATCCGGTCATGAAGGCCGTGTTCGACGCCTGTGACACTCTGGTCTTCGTCTCCGGCCTGACCGCAGACACGTCGTTGCCGGTGACCCGCGCGATCGATTTGCTACGGGCAATGGGTTACCACGAGTTGGTGTCACGCAGCATGGTCATTTTGAATGACAGCCGCAATGAATACGACCCGGATGCACGAGCATACCTTACCGAGCGTTTCGGGAAATCAGGCGCGACGGTCGAATTTATGCCCTACGACCCACACCTTGCAAAAGGCGGCATAATCGACACCCAGCATGAATTGAAAAAGAAAACACGGCTGCGGTTATTCGAAATCACCGCGGCACTGGCGGACAAATATATCCCGGACGCCGATAGGCCACGCTAA